Proteins encoded within one genomic window of Thioploca ingrica:
- a CDS encoding magnesium transporter MgtE: MQEERTKHRENLPEILYQIREMLHRKQVVETLVSKQTMPRHDLVQTLVARQEFTLLKQKLNRLHPADIAFVLESLPLEERYQVWELVEPEHNGAVLLEVSDVVRQDLLASMDHHEILEVADHLESDEIADLVPDLPEDLVPELLDTLNSHDRAQLQTALAFPENTVGALMEFEFIGVREDIVLEVVLRYLRRLGQLPLQINQLMVTDRQGLLRGVLPLRELLLHPPETPVTEVMNTEPILFYTDDEAREAVSAFERYDLLSAPVINAHHQLVGVLNVDAVMDYAQETAEKEIFYQAGLREEEDLFAPIWKSGTNRWPWLALNLLTAFIASRVIGLFEETISQLVALATLMPIVSGIGGNTGTQTTTLLVRGLALKQVNSDNFYHLLFKELSIGMINGVLWGSVMGMVAYLLYRNSSLGLVMMSAMLLNLMLAALAGVLIPWTMYKLGRDPAMGTSVLLTALTDSMGFFIFLGLATLFLLPS, translated from the coding sequence ATGCAAGAAGAACGCACCAAACACCGTGAAAACCTTCCAGAAATCCTCTACCAAATTCGTGAAATGCTGCATCGCAAGCAGGTGGTGGAAACCTTAGTTAGCAAGCAAACCATGCCCCGTCATGACTTGGTGCAAACTTTGGTTGCACGTCAAGAATTTACTTTGTTAAAACAAAAACTTAACCGTCTGCACCCCGCTGATATTGCTTTCGTGCTAGAAAGCCTACCCTTGGAGGAACGCTACCAGGTATGGGAACTGGTGGAGCCAGAACATAATGGCGCGGTGTTGTTGGAAGTTTCTGACGTGGTACGCCAAGATTTGCTGGCAAGCATGGATCATCATGAAATACTGGAAGTTGCCGATCACTTGGAATCCGATGAGATCGCGGATTTGGTGCCCGACTTACCAGAAGATTTGGTGCCAGAATTACTCGATACACTCAATAGTCATGACCGCGCTCAGTTACAAACGGCCTTGGCTTTTCCAGAAAATACGGTGGGTGCCTTAATGGAGTTTGAATTCATCGGGGTACGAGAAGATATTGTTTTAGAAGTGGTCTTGCGTTACCTTCGCCGACTTGGGCAATTGCCACTCCAAATTAACCAATTAATGGTGACTGATCGTCAGGGTCTATTACGAGGCGTATTACCACTACGAGAACTCCTCCTCCATCCACCAGAAACACCCGTAACCGAGGTAATGAACACGGAACCAATCTTATTTTACACTGATGATGAGGCACGTGAAGCGGTGTCGGCTTTTGAGCGTTATGATCTATTGAGTGCTCCCGTCATCAATGCCCATCATCAACTGGTCGGGGTACTCAATGTGGACGCCGTAATGGACTATGCTCAGGAAACTGCCGAGAAAGAGATATTTTACCAAGCGGGTTTGCGTGAAGAGGAAGATCTGTTTGCACCGATTTGGAAAAGTGGTACCAATCGTTGGCCTTGGTTAGCGCTTAACCTACTTACTGCGTTTATTGCTTCGCGGGTGATTGGGTTATTCGAAGAGACGATTTCACAACTGGTGGCACTCGCTACCCTTATGCCTATTGTCTCTGGCATCGGTGGTAACACGGGCACTCAAACGACTACTTTACTTGTACGCGGCCTAGCCTTAAAACAAGTTAATTCTGATAATTTTTACCACTTATTATTCAAAGAATTAAGCATTGGTATGATCAATGGGGTGTTGTGGGGAAGTGTCATGGGAATGGTAGCTTATCTGTTATACCGAAATTCTTCATTAGGTTTAGTGATGATGAGTGCCATGTTGCTTAACTTGATGCTAGCCGCTTTGGCTGGCGTACTCATTCCCTGGACGATGTATAAGCTCGGTCGTGATCCAGCGATGGGAACGAGTGTATTACTGACGGCACTCACTGACAGTATGGGATTTTTCATTTTTTTAGGATTGGCTACCTTGTTTTTATTACCGAGTTGA
- a CDS encoding phospholipid/glycerol acyltransferase produces the protein MILFLRSLLFYVGVILAILVFAPLSLMILPLPYPQRYRVMTKWGLFVIWWLRKTCNLNYQVYGLENLPTTAAIVLSKHQSAWETIAFQQIFPTQVWLLKRELFWIPLFGWALATLNPIAINRRRIHQSMQYIIEQGKQRLAQGLWIIIFPEGTRVAPGQQQRYGIGGALLAAQSGYPVVLVAHNSGQFWPSRGFIKRPGTIQVIIGPRLESTGKSAKEINLLAENWIEETMQRFVDN, from the coding sequence ATGATATTGTTTTTACGTTCTTTGTTATTTTATGTGGGGGTGATTTTAGCGATTTTGGTTTTTGCCCCATTGTCACTAATGATATTACCTTTACCTTATCCACAACGTTACCGAGTCATGACGAAATGGGGACTATTTGTGATTTGGTGGCTTAGAAAGACTTGTAACCTGAATTATCAAGTGTATGGGCTAGAAAATTTACCGACTACAGCGGCTATCGTTTTAAGTAAACATCAATCGGCTTGGGAAACGATAGCCTTTCAACAAATTTTTCCAACTCAAGTTTGGCTATTAAAAAGAGAATTATTCTGGATTCCTCTTTTTGGTTGGGCATTAGCTACCCTAAACCCGATTGCGATTAATCGCCGCCGAATTCATCAATCTATGCAGTATATTATTGAACAAGGCAAACAACGTTTAGCCCAAGGATTATGGATAATTATTTTTCCCGAGGGAACTCGAGTCGCCCCGGGTCAACAACAACGCTATGGTATTGGTGGCGCTTTACTAGCGGCTCAAAGTGGTTATCCGGTGGTGCTAGTAGCACATAATTCTGGACAATTTTGGCCATCACGTGGTTTCATCAAACGACCCGGTACAATTCAGGTCATTATTGGGCCTCGGTTAGAATCTACGGGTAAGAGTGCTAAAGAAATCAATTTGTTAGCTGAAAATTGGATAGAAGAGACCATGCAACGGTTTGTCGACAATTAA
- a CDS encoding adenylate cyclase, giving the protein MPTETELKLHLEPEVVSQFKQHPLLQTATHTTAPQHLYNTYFDTVNHTLLQQGIGLRIRRMGEQRIQTIKSAGAGLGGLHQRQEWETLVSGDSPEYSQFPPEALPTWCHDENNLQQIVPLFVTDFTRMTWHLILEEGSEIEIALDQGEVKTPAACLPLCEVELELKSGSPTKLYQIALKLQKALPLRIENKSKAALGYALHQPQPPQFHKAGTLNLTPEMNAEQAFVAIIWHCIGHWQANEEIVLHSDAPEGIHQMRVALRRLRSGLNLYQSLIPKESYTKLHHQLKWLTTILGTARDWDIFTQHLAEIQRYADDSLSDLSKTIAELRRNTYVNVRHILDSSEYSRLLLTLGKWLTQRRWRKNMEMRALQSLEQPVSHFANQILPARYQKLCQQGEQLSKLNAKQRHSLRICVKKMAYATRFFSNLYPPATTLAFTKILSQLQEQLGILNDARTVTTLFNQIHPTTASSTRQLLKKYFKQHQDENLNQLAKIWQNFLEQPPFWNLTTE; this is encoded by the coding sequence ATGCCAACTGAAACAGAACTGAAATTACATCTTGAGCCAGAAGTAGTGAGTCAATTCAAACAGCATCCACTCTTACAAACAGCGACTCATACCACTGCACCGCAACATTTATATAATACCTATTTTGATACAGTTAATCATACCTTGCTACAACAAGGCATTGGCTTACGAATAAGACGAATGGGTGAACAGCGAATCCAAACGATAAAATCGGCCGGAGCGGGGTTAGGTGGTTTACATCAACGTCAAGAATGGGAGACCCTGGTTTCCGGTGATAGCCCAGAATATAGTCAATTCCCACCAGAAGCTTTACCCACTTGGTGCCACGATGAAAATAATCTGCAACAAATAGTCCCTTTGTTTGTGACTGACTTTACTCGCATGACTTGGCATTTAATTCTTGAGGAAGGCAGTGAAATTGAAATTGCGCTTGACCAAGGTGAAGTTAAAACACCAGCGGCTTGTCTGCCTCTATGTGAAGTGGAATTAGAACTCAAGAGTGGTTCACCCACTAAACTCTATCAAATTGCTCTTAAATTACAGAAAGCGTTACCATTGCGGATTGAAAATAAAAGCAAAGCGGCGCTAGGTTACGCATTACATCAACCGCAACCTCCTCAGTTTCACAAAGCCGGTACCCTCAACTTGACTCCAGAGATGAACGCTGAACAAGCCTTTGTTGCTATCATTTGGCATTGCATAGGACATTGGCAAGCTAACGAAGAAATTGTCTTGCACAGCGATGCTCCAGAAGGTATTCATCAAATGCGAGTAGCCTTGCGTCGATTACGTTCTGGTCTTAATCTATATCAGAGTCTGATTCCTAAAGAAAGTTATACTAAACTACACCACCAATTAAAATGGCTGACAACTATTTTAGGAACAGCACGAGATTGGGATATTTTTACCCAGCACTTAGCAGAAATACAACGATATGCTGATGATTCATTATCCGATCTATCCAAGACCATAGCTGAATTAAGAAGGAATACTTATGTGAATGTGCGTCATATTTTAGATTCATCTGAATATAGTCGATTACTCTTAACACTGGGCAAATGGTTAACTCAACGACGTTGGCGGAAAAATATGGAAATGAGAGCCTTACAAAGTTTAGAGCAACCAGTGAGTCATTTTGCTAATCAAATTTTACCCGCCCGGTATCAAAAACTTTGTCAGCAAGGTGAGCAACTCTCGAAATTAAACGCTAAACAACGCCATAGCTTACGGATTTGTGTGAAAAAAATGGCTTATGCAACCCGTTTCTTCAGTAATCTTTATCCACCCGCAACAACGCTGGCTTTTACTAAAATTTTATCACAGTTACAGGAGCAACTGGGCATACTGAACGACGCGAGAACAGTAACAACCTTATTCAACCAAATTCACCCGACCACTGCCTCATCAACCCGACAGTTGCTGAAAAAATATTTTAAGCAGCACCAGGATGAAAATTTAAATCAATTAGCCAAAATTTGGCAAAATTTCCTTGAGCAACCCCCGTTTTGGAATTTAACAACGGAGTAA
- a CDS encoding FAD dependent oxidoreductase, with amino-acid sequence MVDCLVIGGGISGLLTALHLREAGLQITLLEQNGIGQESSWAGGGILSPLYPWQCPKTVMALAKWSQTHYPKFTKELAQRTSIDPEYVRNGLLVLDMNEYPQAKVWAEQENIPLELLENEDLYDCEPELENYNKALWLPEIAQVRNPRLLKALKKACELAGVTLLEHHRVRALPQKNNKIIGVEIDQHGFIAAEIVIITAGAWSGNLLNTIAPPFEITPVRGQMILFTTQPGLISRIILANSHYVIPRRDGCVLVGSTVEEAGFEKVTTESALQDLKYAAFSLIPRLADYTVQKQWAGLRPSSPNGIPYISKHPLIEGLYINAGHFRNGIVLGLACARLITDIILGHPPILDPSCYTLTATRK; translated from the coding sequence ATGGTTGATTGTCTCGTTATTGGCGGTGGAATAAGTGGCCTATTAACGGCCTTACATTTGCGAGAAGCCGGTCTCCAAATCACCTTACTTGAACAAAATGGCATTGGACAGGAATCATCATGGGCGGGTGGTGGTATTCTTTCTCCCCTTTATCCGTGGCAATGTCCAAAAACGGTAATGGCATTAGCGAAGTGGAGTCAAACTCACTATCCCAAATTCACTAAAGAGCTAGCCCAGCGTACGAGTATCGATCCGGAATATGTTCGCAATGGTTTATTGGTATTGGATATGAATGAATATCCTCAAGCCAAGGTATGGGCAGAACAAGAAAATATTCCATTAGAACTGCTGGAAAATGAAGACTTATACGATTGTGAACCAGAATTAGAAAACTATAATAAAGCGTTATGGTTGCCTGAAATTGCTCAAGTTCGTAATCCACGGTTACTCAAAGCCTTGAAAAAAGCTTGTGAATTAGCGGGTGTTACCTTATTAGAACACCATCGGGTACGGGCACTACCGCAAAAAAATAATAAAATCATTGGCGTTGAAATTGATCAACACGGTTTTATTGCCGCTGAGATTGTCATAATCACCGCCGGTGCCTGGAGTGGAAATTTACTCAATACCATCGCCCCCCCCTTTGAAATTACCCCGGTACGTGGACAAATGATTTTATTTACTACCCAACCGGGCTTAATTTCACGCATCATCTTAGCCAATAGTCACTATGTGATCCCCCGTCGAGATGGCTGTGTGTTAGTCGGTAGTACCGTGGAAGAAGCAGGCTTTGAGAAAGTGACAACCGAATCGGCCTTGCAAGATCTCAAATATGCTGCCTTCAGTTTGATACCGCGATTAGCAGATTATACTGTCCAAAAACAGTGGGCTGGCTTACGACCCAGTTCTCCTAATGGTATTCCCTATATTAGCAAACATCCCCTCATTGAAGGACTTTATATTAATGCAGGTCATTTTCGGAATGGAATTGTATTAGGTTTAGCTTGCGCTCGATTAATAACCGATATCATATTGGGACACCCTCCTATTCTCGATCCTTCTTGTTATACGCTCACCGCCACCAGAAAATAA
- a CDS encoding purine or other phosphorylase family 1 — MTATPSPRVFISYSWDSEAHKQRVFELAEKLRDDGIDCELDQYHQSPPEGWALWMLRQVKGADFVLMICTQIYYRRALGEESPGTGKGSNLLGHCNDNQDASIRRTSSFLFTTMGLLFR; from the coding sequence ATGACAGCAACTCCTTCACCGCGCGTTTTTATCAGCTATAGCTGGGATAGTGAAGCCCATAAACAACGGGTTTTTGAACTTGCCGAAAAATTACGTGATGATGGCATTGATTGCGAATTAGATCAATATCATCAATCACCTCCAGAAGGCTGGGCGTTGTGGATGTTGCGACAAGTTAAAGGGGCTGATTTTGTCCTGATGATTTGTACTCAAATTTACTATCGGCGGGCACTCGGTGAAGAATCGCCCGGTACTGGCAAAGGGTCAAACTTGCTTGGACACTGCAACGATAACCAAGATGCGTCAATACGCCGGACGTCATCCTTTTTATTTACAACTATGGGGTTATTATTTCGTTAA
- a CDS encoding Mg chelatase family protein encodes MTNGLPRLSIVGLPETAVKESQDRVRSALLNCQFEFPLQRVTINLAPADLPKEGGRFDLAIALGILAASRQIPTHSLSQYEFIGELALSGQVRPVRGVLPMALEARQAQRQVVVPFDNAIEASIINGVSILPVKHLLDICAHLRNLTPIIPYHTNHPPCSPARVTSLADLSEVRGQHHAKRALEIAAAGGHNLLMLGPPGTGKTMLASRMPSILPPMTEDEALSTATIASIASSGFDVSQWGIRPFRTPHHTASAVALVGGGSHPRPGEISLAHNGILFLDELPEFDKRVLEVLREPLESGRITISRAAHQAEFPANFQLITAMNPCPCGYLGDTSGRCQCNPQQISRYRSRISGPLLDRIDLHIEVPNLPRSELRQDDNRETSAQVCQRVVNTRNRQLQRSGKANSRLTNREIEQFCQLTETDERLLDRAMEQLGLSARAWYRILKVARTIADLSASEKIQTVHLTEAITYRRLERKGNLL; translated from the coding sequence TTGACCAATGGCTTGCCACGCTTGTCTATTGTCGGGTTACCAGAAACAGCGGTTAAAGAAAGCCAAGATCGGGTTCGGAGCGCCTTGCTCAATTGTCAGTTTGAATTTCCCCTGCAGCGAGTGACGATTAATTTAGCGCCAGCCGATTTACCTAAAGAAGGCGGGCGTTTCGACTTGGCTATTGCCTTGGGTATTCTAGCGGCTTCTCGCCAAATCCCGACTCATTCACTTTCGCAATATGAATTTATTGGCGAATTAGCCTTAAGTGGGCAAGTACGACCGGTGCGAGGCGTATTACCGATGGCTTTAGAAGCTCGACAAGCACAGCGACAAGTGGTCGTTCCTTTTGATAATGCCATTGAAGCGAGTATCATTAACGGAGTATCTATTTTACCGGTCAAACATTTACTCGATATTTGTGCCCATTTACGCAATCTGACCCCGATTATCCCTTACCACACGAATCACCCACCTTGTTCTCCAGCTAGGGTCACTTCTTTAGCTGACTTAAGTGAAGTACGGGGACAACATCATGCTAAACGTGCCCTAGAAATTGCGGCGGCTGGCGGACACAATTTATTAATGTTAGGGCCACCGGGTACCGGTAAAACCATGTTAGCCAGCCGTATGCCCAGTATTTTACCCCCCATGACTGAAGATGAAGCGCTCTCTACCGCCACCATTGCCTCCATTGCTAGCAGTGGTTTTGACGTGAGTCAATGGGGAATTCGTCCTTTTCGGACCCCGCATCATACCGCTTCTGCGGTGGCTTTAGTGGGTGGTGGTAGTCATCCCCGTCCTGGCGAAATCTCACTGGCACATAACGGCATTTTGTTTTTAGATGAATTACCCGAATTTGATAAACGTGTTTTAGAAGTATTACGCGAACCGTTAGAATCAGGCCGAATTACCATTTCTCGGGCTGCGCATCAGGCTGAATTTCCAGCTAATTTTCAATTAATTACGGCAATGAATCCGTGTCCGTGTGGTTATCTGGGTGATACCAGTGGTCGTTGCCAATGTAATCCACAACAAATTAGCCGCTATCGCTCTAGAATTTCTGGGCCGTTGTTAGATCGAATTGATTTGCATATTGAAGTACCCAATTTACCTCGTTCCGAACTTCGGCAGGATGATAATCGGGAAACCAGTGCGCAAGTCTGTCAACGGGTTGTTAACACGAGAAACAGACAGTTACAACGTAGTGGTAAAGCCAATAGTCGACTAACCAACCGAGAAATTGAGCAATTTTGCCAATTAACGGAAACAGATGAGCGGTTACTCGACCGAGCGATGGAACAATTAGGCTTATCGGCACGCGCTTGGTATCGGATTCTCAAAGTGGCGCGCACGATTGCTGATCTCAGTGCCAGTGAAAAAATTCAAACCGTTCATTTGACTGAAGCGATTACTTACCGCCGCTTAGAAAGAAAAGGGAATTTGCTTTAA
- a CDS encoding signal transduction histidine kinase, with protein MKFYQRIRTKLAIGFLLVAFISGLIISIYAKQLTIQVLYENELFHQVTRLKNLKANLENGLIAIQKDLIFLAQSQLLKQYLDLPSSHRQQDANDLITLKQSLGQEFLAFVINRSFYYQITYLDENGQEIVRVDNHQGIPQLASPSQLQNKAHYSYFKKSIRLPEKGILISSPRLEREQGEIIIPHQAVIHYATPIIHPDGYNAGILLLTVDANQWLQIVEEAWLVDQDGYYLAYIEPNKLWGGPNDLNTGYQLSQDYPDLANMIAEQTEGSWRTGQINFSFQRINALQLGHWTLIARWSNPDAVPSIFSFSFHFGIVLLIIIVLAAVIFNIFNKMITYPLEKLIQIVEQVRRGNRKVRANLGRTDELGLLETGFNAMLEEINASEEALQRAKREVEVANLAKSRFLANMSHELRTPLNAIIGYSEMLQEELLELGEEEFCNDIEKIYLAGKHLLGIINDLLDISKIEAGKMVLYTESFYLPNMVSDVIQTIQPLLTKNQDTLQIHYGENLGEMQADLTKTRQILLNLLNNASRFNDQADTITLAVEREIAPSNKEWIIFQISNPKLELDDEQRQQFSQILGHTDPSNAYKYDSTGLGLAITNYLVHMMAGEISVDNESIGGITFKVRLPAKITSSGEQTQVISQTAEAVLEEGGIVLVIDDDLEVRTVLQKYLSKLGYQVELADNGEEGLRLAKKIFPDVITLDVMMPKMDGWEVLSYLKADPELDHIPIIVLSMIEDKSVGYSLGASDYLIKPITREQISKVLQKYHFSHNDTTQLIMVIDDDAVTRDMTARMLRKAGWRVCKVDDGRIALNYIQKKQPDLILLDLQMPAMNGFEFVTQLRQSYDSIPILVLTARDLTMEERLRLNTHVLGIFQKGSYSRYELLAQVKNLLTK; from the coding sequence ATGAAATTTTACCAACGTATTCGTACTAAACTTGCTATTGGATTTTTGTTAGTTGCTTTCATTTCGGGGCTGATTATTAGTATTTATGCTAAGCAATTGACTATCCAAGTTTTATATGAGAATGAACTTTTTCATCAAGTGACTCGACTAAAAAACCTGAAAGCTAATTTAGAAAATGGGTTAATAGCCATACAAAAAGATCTTATTTTTCTCGCACAATCTCAACTATTAAAACAGTACTTAGATTTACCTTCATCTCATCGCCAGCAAGATGCTAATGATTTGATAACCCTAAAACAATCTCTTGGGCAAGAATTTTTAGCTTTCGTGATTAATCGAAGCTTTTATTACCAAATTACTTATTTAGATGAAAATGGCCAAGAAATTGTACGGGTGGATAATCATCAAGGGATACCTCAGCTCGCTTCGCCATCACAACTACAAAATAAAGCACATTATTCTTATTTCAAAAAATCGATACGGTTACCGGAAAAAGGGATCTTAATCTCATCACCGAGATTAGAGCGAGAACAAGGAGAAATCATCATTCCTCATCAGGCGGTGATTCATTATGCCACTCCTATCATTCACCCGGATGGCTATAATGCGGGCATTTTGCTACTCACAGTAGATGCTAACCAATGGTTACAAATTGTAGAAGAGGCTTGGTTAGTGGATCAAGACGGATATTATCTAGCTTATATTGAACCCAATAAACTTTGGGGGGGACCAAATGATCTCAACACCGGTTATCAATTAAGCCAAGATTATCCGGATTTAGCTAATATGATTGCGGAACAAACTGAAGGTAGTTGGCGTACTGGCCAAATTAATTTCTCCTTTCAACGGATTAACGCTCTCCAATTAGGCCATTGGACCCTCATTGCCCGTTGGTCTAATCCGGATGCCGTTCCCAGTATTTTTTCATTTTCCTTTCATTTTGGCATCGTGTTATTGATTATCATCGTATTGGCGGCAGTGATATTTAATATCTTTAATAAAATGATCACTTATCCACTGGAAAAGCTTATCCAGATTGTTGAACAAGTTCGCCGGGGAAATAGGAAAGTACGGGCTAACCTAGGACGCACAGATGAATTAGGTCTGTTAGAAACCGGTTTTAATGCCATGTTGGAAGAAATCAATGCTTCTGAAGAAGCTTTGCAAAGGGCTAAACGCGAAGTCGAAGTGGCTAATCTGGCTAAAAGTCGATTTTTAGCTAACATGAGTCATGAATTACGTACCCCATTAAATGCGATTATTGGCTACAGTGAGATGTTACAAGAAGAGTTGTTAGAACTGGGTGAAGAGGAATTTTGTAATGATATTGAGAAGATTTATTTAGCCGGAAAACATTTACTCGGTATTATCAACGATCTATTAGATATTTCTAAAATTGAAGCTGGGAAAATGGTACTTTACACGGAAAGCTTTTATTTACCCAATATGGTCAGTGATGTGATTCAGACGATTCAACCGCTACTGACTAAAAATCAGGATACGTTACAAATTCATTATGGCGAAAACCTAGGCGAAATGCAGGCCGATCTCACTAAAACCCGGCAAATTTTATTAAATTTACTTAATAATGCCTCCCGCTTTAATGATCAAGCCGATACGATTACTTTAGCCGTTGAGCGAGAAATTGCTCCGAGTAATAAAGAATGGATAATTTTTCAGATTAGTAATCCCAAATTAGAACTAGATGACGAGCAAAGGCAACAGTTCTCCCAAATTTTAGGACACACTGATCCCTCTAATGCCTATAAATATGACAGTACCGGTTTAGGATTAGCCATTACTAATTACTTAGTCCATATGATGGCCGGAGAAATTAGTGTCGATAACGAATCAATCGGTGGTATTACCTTTAAAGTTCGGTTACCCGCTAAAATCACGTCTAGCGGCGAACAAACTCAGGTTATTTCTCAAACAGCAGAAGCGGTGTTAGAAGAAGGTGGTATTGTTCTAGTCATCGATGATGATTTAGAAGTCCGAACGGTTCTCCAAAAATACCTGAGCAAATTAGGTTATCAAGTAGAATTGGCTGATAATGGCGAAGAAGGATTACGCTTAGCGAAAAAAATCTTTCCCGATGTGATTACCCTCGATGTCATGATGCCTAAAATGGATGGTTGGGAAGTTTTATCTTATCTAAAAGCGGATCCAGAGTTAGATCACATTCCGATCATTGTGCTCTCAATGATAGAGGATAAAAGCGTAGGCTATTCACTCGGTGCTTCCGATTACTTAATTAAACCGATTACCCGTGAACAAATCTCCAAAGTACTACAAAAATATCACTTTTCTCATAATGACACCACTCAATTAATTATGGTTATTGATGATGATGCGGTCACTCGTGATATGACCGCGCGGATGTTAAGAAAAGCCGGTTGGCGTGTTTGTAAGGTTGATGATGGCAGAATCGCTTTAAATTATATTCAGAAAAAACAACCCGACTTAATCCTGCTCGACTTGCAAATGCCGGCCATGAATGGTTTTGAGTTTGTGACACAACTGCGACAGTCTTATGATTCCATTCCGATTTTAGTTCTGACAGCCAGAGATCTAACGATGGAAGAACGACTTCGTCTTAACACGCATGTTCTGGGTATTTTCCAGAAAGGTTCTTATAGTCGTTACGAATTATTAGCCCAAGTAAAAAATCTCTTAACGAAGTAA
- a CDS encoding TonB family protein yields MSAKPIQHSRPPIAALANKVSQLPTKTLNRVATHKAPATLQSRPDEAYYLATLRQTIEAHKRYPRMARHLGIQGRATVAFVLHRDGRITGVQVRTSSGDTGLDAAAFAAVADVERFRPFPEGSTRQTWPISVEIIFSLK; encoded by the coding sequence GTGTCTGCCAAACCAATCCAGCATAGCAGACCACCCATCGCTGCGCTCGCTAATAAAGTATCACAACTGCCCACCAAAACACTAAACCGTGTAGCAACGCACAAAGCCCCTGCCACCCTACAGTCCCGACCAGACGAAGCGTACTACCTGGCTACTCTGCGCCAAACTATCGAGGCCCACAAGCGCTATCCGCGCATGGCTAGGCACCTGGGCATTCAGGGCCGCGCTACGGTCGCCTTCGTTCTGCACCGAGACGGACGCATCACCGGGGTACAGGTGCGGACGAGTAGTGGCGATACTGGGCTGGACGCGGCAGCCTTTGCGGCAGTGGCGGATGTCGAACGTTTCCGGCCTTTTCCTGAGGGCAGTACACGGCAAACGTGGCCGATTTCGGTGGAGATAATCTTTTCACTCAAATAG
- a CDS encoding biopolymer transport protein, giving the protein MKRFDTINVIPFIDIMLVLLAIVLTTATFLVESRLEIELPKTDGTHHRANLRAQEITIDRNGRFYLNDQAVELEELRGRLANLPQETPITLRVDAGVPFARFVNVAEMTQDLGLRNLGVITEGQR; this is encoded by the coding sequence ATGAAGCGGTTTGACACCATCAACGTCATCCCCTTTATTGACATCATGCTGGTGCTGCTGGCCATCGTGCTGACCACCGCCACCTTCCTGGTGGAGAGTCGGTTGGAGATCGAGCTACCCAAAACCGACGGCACTCACCATCGTGCCAACCTCCGTGCGCAGGAGATTACCATTGATCGCAATGGGCGCTTTTACCTGAATGACCAAGCAGTGGAGCTAGAGGAGCTACGTGGACGATTAGCCAACCTGCCACAAGAAACGCCCATCACTCTGCGAGTGGATGCCGGGGTGCCCTTTGCCCGTTTTGTCAATGTAGCTGAAATGACCCAAGACCTCGGGCTGCGTAATTTGGGGGTGATCACCGAGGGGCAGCGATGA
- a CDS encoding biopolymer transporter ExbB: MEFLLKTYLDYAIFGLLGLMSFLVVAYGVERHLYYRRVDLGSFAHPEALKIALTANLTTIASVGSNAPYVGLLGTVLGILVTFHDLGSGATFDTRTVMLGLALALKATALGLVVAIPSILLYNGLLRRVDELTARWQVMRESS; this comes from the coding sequence ATGGAATTCCTGTTGAAGACCTACCTCGACTATGCCATCTTCGGACTGCTTGGGTTGATGAGTTTTCTGGTGGTGGCCTATGGGGTGGAGCGCCATCTCTACTACCGGCGGGTGGATCTGGGCAGTTTCGCCCACCCGGAGGCACTCAAAATTGCCCTCACCGCCAATCTCACTACCATCGCCTCGGTAGGTTCCAACGCACCTTACGTCGGGTTGCTTGGTACTGTACTCGGCATCCTGGTCACCTTCCACGACTTGGGCAGCGGTGCGACCTTCGACACCCGCACGGTGATGCTGGGGCTGGCACTTGCCCTCAAAGCGACCGCTCTCGGACTCGTGGTGGCTATCCCCAGCATCCTCCTCTACAACGGCCTACTGCGCCGGGTGGACGAACTCACCGCCCGCTGGCAGGTGATGCGGGAGTCGTCATGA